From Pseudanabaena sp. PCC 6802, one genomic window encodes:
- a CDS encoding YHS domain-containing (seleno)protein yields MKIKYLAAVAIAAILGVVMGNSSYAIADTNVSTSNSAAIQTKSKGCASKPNPCAAKPCASKPNPCAAKPCASKPNPCAAKPCASKPNPCAAKPCASKPNPCAAKPAASTNPCASKTLQSDIYSDREGIALKGQDVVAYFTQGKPMAGSNKYTYKWKGVTWQFSSALHRDLFAKNPMQYAPQYGGYCAKAVSEGNLAKTEADAWKIVDGKLYLNYDKDVQAQWMQDVAGNIKKADANWPGVLNNKVVHR; encoded by the coding sequence ATGAAAATTAAGTATCTGGCTGCTGTTGCGATCGCTGCAATTCTGGGAGTGGTGATGGGTAATAGCAGCTATGCGATCGCGGATACCAACGTATCTACATCTAACTCTGCCGCTATTCAAACTAAGTCTAAGGGATGTGCTAGCAAACCCAACCCCTGTGCGGCAAAACCTTGCGCTAGCAAACCAAATCCCTGTGCTGCTAAGCCCTGTGCTAGCAAACCAAATCCCTGTGCCGCTAAACCTTGTGCTAGCAAACCAAATCCCTGTGCTGCTAAGCCCTGTGCTAGCAAGCCGAATCCCTGCGCAGCCAAACCTGCCGCTAGCACGAATCCCTGTGCCAGTAAAACGCTCCAGAGCGATATCTATTCAGATCGCGAGGGCATCGCTTTAAAGGGACAAGATGTGGTTGCTTACTTCACCCAAGGCAAGCCGATGGCGGGGAGTAATAAGTACACTTACAAGTGGAAGGGTGTCACCTGGCAGTTTTCTAGCGCTCTCCACCGCGATCTGTTTGCCAAAAATCCCATGCAGTACGCACCTCAGTATGGCGGATATTGTGCCAAGGCAGTGAGCGAGGGCAATCTGGCTAAAACTGAAGCTGATGCCTGGAAGATCGTAGATGGTAAACTTTATCTCAACTACGATAAAGACGTGCAGGCACAGTGGATGCAAGATGTAGCTGGAAATATTAAGAAAGCCGATGCAAACTGGCCTGGTGTTCTGAACAATAAGGTCGTCCATCGCTAA
- a CDS encoding photosystem I assembly protein Ycf3 has product MPRSQRNDNFVDQTFTVIADTILKIFPASKREKEAFAYYRDGMSAQGDGEYAEALSNYEEALKLEDNSYDRSYILYNMGLIHASNGDHDKALEYYAQAIDLNPRLPQALNNIAVIYHYKGEQTEDAEEKEEFFTQAADYWVRAIRIAPNNYIEAQNWLKTTGRADINVFF; this is encoded by the coding sequence ATGCCTAGATCTCAACGTAACGATAATTTTGTCGATCAGACTTTTACAGTGATTGCGGATACGATTCTCAAGATCTTTCCTGCCAGCAAGAGAGAGAAGGAGGCATTCGCCTATTACCGCGATGGTATGTCGGCTCAGGGTGATGGTGAATATGCCGAAGCGCTCTCTAATTACGAGGAAGCGCTGAAACTGGAAGATAATTCCTACGATCGCAGCTATATTCTTTACAACATGGGGCTGATTCACGCTAGTAATGGCGATCATGACAAGGCGTTGGAGTATTATGCCCAGGCGATCGATCTCAATCCCCGCTTACCCCAAGCTTTGAACAATATCGCGGTGATTTATCATTACAAGGGCGAGCAAACCGAGGATGCTGAGGAGAAGGAAGAATTTTTCACGCAGGCGGCTGATTATTGGGTGAGGGCGATCCGCATTGCGCCTAACAATTACATTGAGGCACAAAACTGGCTGAAGACCACTGGTCGCGCTGATATTAATGTATTTTTCTAG
- the bioD gene encoding dethiobiotin synthase, producing the protein MQPLLIAGTDTGVGKTILTAALAAYWQTYRNPDTLGIYKPVQSGEGDREFYHRTFKLSQSLAEITPLYFETPIAPAIAAVREGKHIDLGLIWQQFQTLQQRYECLLVEAMGGLGSPITYEYTVADLARDWHIPTVLVVPVRLGAISQAVANAALANLQKVNLKGMVLSCGQACSDEDIEAWAPPDLIYSLTNIPVLGILSHLSNISDLASLARAASDLNLELLGV; encoded by the coding sequence ATGCAACCTTTGCTGATTGCTGGTACGGATACTGGTGTGGGTAAAACGATCTTAACCGCCGCGCTGGCTGCCTACTGGCAAACTTACCGCAATCCCGACACGTTAGGAATTTACAAACCCGTGCAGTCTGGAGAAGGCGATCGCGAGTTTTATCACCGCACGTTCAAGTTAAGTCAGTCGCTGGCAGAAATTACCCCGCTTTACTTTGAAACCCCAATTGCGCCTGCGATCGCGGCAGTCAGGGAAGGCAAGCATATAGATCTGGGCTTAATTTGGCAGCAGTTTCAGACTTTACAACAGCGTTATGAATGTTTGTTGGTGGAAGCGATGGGCGGCCTGGGATCGCCGATTACCTATGAATACACGGTGGCAGATCTAGCTAGAGACTGGCATATTCCTACTGTTCTGGTAGTGCCCGTGCGCTTGGGCGCGATCTCTCAAGCAGTAGCAAATGCAGCACTTGCTAATTTGCAAAAAGTAAATCTGAAAGGGATGGTGCTGAGTTGCGGACAGGCTTGTTCCGATGAAGACATTGAGGCATGGGCACCGCCAGATTTAATCTATTCCCTCACCAACATCCCCGTATTAGGCATTCTGTCCCACCTATCCAATATCAGCGATCTAGCCAGTTTGGCACGCGCAGCGTCCGATCTGAATCTAGAACTATTAGGGGTTTAG
- the rimO gene encoding 30S ribosomal protein S12 methylthiotransferase RimO, protein MLKTVKPTIAISHLGCEKNRVDTEHMLGLLVQAGYGVDSNEDLADYVIVNTCSFIETAREESVRTLVELAEAGKRVVIAGCMAQHFQQTLLDEIPEAVAIVGTGDYHKIVDVIERAEAGERVQEVSAEPTYIADDTVPRYRTTNESVAYLRVAEGCDYRCAFCIIPHLRGNQRSRSIESIVTEAQRLASEGVKEILLISQITTNYGMDIYGQPRLAELLQALGKVDVPWIRMHYAYPTGLTPKVIKAMQSTPNVLPYLDLPLQHSHPDVLRAMNRPWQGRVNDKIIEQIKTAMPGAIMRTTFIVGFPGETEAQFQHLLEFVQRHEFDHVGVFTFSAEEGTPAFDLPDQLPEEVKQARRDAVMEVQQEISLKKNQAEVGKVVNVLIEQENPETGELIGRSPRFAPDVDGLVYVSDPNGKASLGDLLPVEITEADCYDLFGTTTNAINER, encoded by the coding sequence ATGCTCAAAACGGTCAAACCCACGATCGCTATTTCCCATTTGGGTTGCGAGAAAAATCGCGTCGATACCGAACACATGCTCGGGTTGCTCGTACAGGCAGGTTACGGGGTCGATAGCAATGAGGATCTGGCCGACTACGTAATTGTCAATACCTGTAGCTTCATCGAAACTGCCCGCGAGGAGTCGGTACGCACTCTTGTAGAACTAGCGGAGGCGGGCAAGCGCGTCGTCATAGCAGGCTGCATGGCGCAGCATTTTCAACAGACATTATTAGATGAAATTCCCGAAGCGGTGGCGATCGTAGGGACGGGGGACTACCACAAAATCGTCGATGTAATCGAACGGGCAGAGGCAGGCGAGCGGGTGCAGGAGGTCTCGGCAGAACCAACCTACATCGCTGACGATACCGTGCCGCGTTACCGTACCACTAACGAATCCGTCGCCTACTTGAGAGTCGCGGAAGGTTGCGATTACCGCTGTGCATTTTGCATTATTCCCCATCTGCGCGGCAACCAGCGATCGCGCTCCATTGAGTCAATCGTTACCGAAGCCCAACGCCTTGCCAGCGAAGGCGTGAAGGAAATACTCTTGATATCGCAAATTACCACCAACTACGGCATGGACATCTACGGTCAACCTCGTCTGGCCGAACTGCTGCAAGCCCTCGGTAAAGTCGATGTGCCCTGGATCCGGATGCACTACGCCTATCCCACGGGCTTAACGCCTAAGGTCATAAAGGCAATGCAATCTACACCCAACGTTTTGCCATACCTCGATTTGCCATTGCAGCATTCCCATCCCGATGTATTGCGGGCGATGAATCGTCCCTGGCAAGGGCGCGTTAACGACAAAATAATCGAACAAATTAAGACTGCAATGCCGGGTGCAATAATGCGCACCACTTTTATTGTGGGATTTCCTGGTGAAACTGAAGCACAATTCCAGCACCTTTTAGAGTTCGTCCAACGACACGAATTCGATCACGTCGGTGTATTCACCTTTTCAGCGGAAGAAGGGACTCCCGCTTTCGATCTGCCGGATCAATTACCCGAAGAGGTCAAGCAAGCAAGACGCGATGCCGTGATGGAAGTACAACAGGAAATTTCCCTCAAAAAGAATCAAGCTGAAGTAGGTAAGGTTGTTAATGTCTTAATCGAACAGGAAAACCCCGAGACTGGCGAGCTAATAGGGCGATCGCCCCGCTTTGCTCCCGACGTAGACGGACTTGTTTACGTCAGCGATCCCAATGGCAAAGCTTCTCTAGGTGATTTACTACCTGTAGAAATTACCGAGGCCGACTGCTACGATCTGTTTGGCACTACTACAAACGCTATTAATGAGAGGTAA
- the gatC gene encoding Asp-tRNA(Asn)/Glu-tRNA(Gln) amidotransferase subunit GatC produces the protein MIDREQVRHVAHLGRLQLSEAEEVAFTTQLGEILDYFEQLNELDPLLVGVEPTTRAIATVNVTRQDDLKPWEDKEVLLDGAPEREDDYFRVPQILG, from the coding sequence ATGATCGATCGCGAACAAGTAAGGCATGTCGCCCATCTCGGTCGCTTGCAACTCAGTGAAGCTGAGGAAGTGGCTTTTACAACGCAACTTGGTGAGATTTTAGATTATTTCGAGCAGTTGAACGAACTCGATCCACTTCTGGTTGGAGTTGAGCCGACTACCAGAGCGATCGCTACGGTCAATGTCACGCGCCAAGATGACCTCAAACCTTGGGAAGATAAGGAAGTGCTGCTCGATGGCGCACCGGAACGGGAAGATGATTATTTCCGCGTACCGCAAATTCTTGGTTAA
- the acsF gene encoding magnesium-protoporphyrin IX monomethyl ester (oxidative) cyclase produces MVASLPKEQSQTKANKTDRHETILTPRFYTTDFDAMANMDISLTEADFEAILQEFKADYNRKHFVRDREFDQSWDHIDPDIQRSFRTFLEGSCTSEFSGFLLYKEISVKMKEKNPLMAEIFALMSRDEARHAGFLNKAMPDFKLSLDLSSLSKSKKYVYFEPKFIFYATYLSEKIGYWRYIKIHQHLAAHPENRIYPIFKFFENWCQDENRHGDFCNLLLKSQPQFLNDWKAKLWCRFFLLSVFATMYLNDICNRADFYAAIGMDTRKYVDEVLRDTNRDSAKAFPVILDLDNPKFWAYLDKCVDNNTQLSEIQSSSAPKFLKTLRKLPYYVSNGLQFLKLYLLKPIDIQKGVVL; encoded by the coding sequence ATGGTTGCTTCCTTACCAAAAGAACAGAGCCAAACCAAGGCAAATAAAACAGATCGGCACGAAACCATCTTGACCCCTCGCTTCTATACGACTGACTTTGATGCGATGGCGAATATGGATATTTCTCTGACAGAGGCTGATTTTGAGGCAATTTTGCAAGAGTTTAAAGCGGACTATAACCGCAAACACTTTGTTCGCGATCGGGAATTCGACCAATCCTGGGATCACATCGACCCAGATATTCAAAGATCGTTCCGCACTTTCCTCGAAGGCTCTTGCACTTCAGAATTTTCTGGCTTTTTGCTTTATAAAGAAATCTCAGTCAAGATGAAGGAAAAAAATCCTTTGATGGCGGAGATCTTTGCGTTGATGAGTCGCGATGAGGCACGCCATGCCGGATTTTTGAATAAGGCCATGCCCGACTTCAAGTTGTCCCTCGACCTGTCATCTCTGTCCAAGAGCAAAAAATACGTTTACTTTGAGCCTAAGTTTATTTTCTATGCCACGTACCTATCCGAGAAAATCGGCTACTGGCGTTACATCAAGATCCATCAGCATTTAGCAGCTCATCCCGAAAATCGGATTTACCCCATCTTTAAGTTCTTTGAAAACTGGTGTCAAGACGAAAACCGCCACGGCGATTTCTGCAATCTTTTGCTCAAGAGCCAGCCCCAATTCCTGAATGATTGGAAGGCAAAGTTATGGTGCAGGTTCTTCTTGCTGTCTGTATTTGCCACCATGTACCTTAACGATATCTGCAACCGTGCTGATTTCTACGCAGCAATTGGTATGGATACCAGAAAGTATGTCGATGAGGTGTTGCGAGATACTAACCGCGATTCAGCTAAGGCATTTCCAGTTATCCTCGATCTAGATAACCCTAAATTCTGGGCATATTTAGATAAATGCGTCGATAATAATACCCAATTGAGCGAAATTCAGTCTTCCTCTGCACCTAAGTTCCTGAAGACCCTACGCAAGCTGCCTTACTATGTTTCCAATGGTTTGCAATTCCTGAAGCTTTATTTACTCAAGCCCATCGATATCCAGAAAGGTGTGGTTTTGTAG